The following proteins are encoded in a genomic region of Limosilactobacillus reuteri subsp. reuteri:
- a CDS encoding IS30 family transposase, with the protein MTYKHLTTRELTLIADFWYQGTKAYRAAKLLQRSQETIYRVYRFLNNGKTIDQYLQTYQRHKRRCGRKQTQLPTIEVNYIHAQIKAGWTPDTIIGRDEHPISCSMRTLYRMFVRNQYGFSVKQLPMKGKRHPNGYVERRGKAGQLGRSIYQRYRDFPHYQHEFGHFEADTVQGKAHRGAVMTLVERQSKVMIVLNIHHKTDEAVNCQLDQWLAKLPRHFVKSITFDNGKEFAGWREIANKYDLHTYFAEVGAPNQRGLNENNNGILRRDGLSKKLDFRHLPNELVTQLMHRRNNIPRKSLNYRTPLEVFMSYVTEEQLSTFF; encoded by the coding sequence ATGACCTATAAACATCTTACCACACGCGAATTAACTCTCATAGCTGATTTTTGGTATCAAGGCACTAAAGCTTATCGGGCCGCTAAATTACTTCAACGTAGTCAAGAAACCATCTATCGTGTTTATCGTTTCCTCAATAACGGTAAAACCATCGACCAATATCTTCAGACTTATCAGCGTCATAAACGTCGTTGTGGTCGGAAGCAGACCCAACTGCCAACTATCGAGGTTAACTATATCCATGCGCAAATCAAGGCTGGTTGGACTCCTGATACTATTATTGGTCGTGATGAGCACCCGATTAGCTGCAGTATGCGCACCCTTTATCGCATGTTTGTCCGCAATCAGTATGGCTTTTCCGTTAAACAGCTACCGATGAAAGGAAAACGCCATCCCAATGGCTATGTGGAACGTCGTGGTAAAGCTGGCCAATTAGGACGCAGTATCTATCAACGATATCGTGATTTCCCGCATTACCAACATGAATTTGGACACTTTGAAGCTGATACAGTTCAAGGTAAAGCTCACCGCGGAGCGGTAATGACGCTAGTAGAGCGACAATCCAAAGTAATGATTGTCCTTAATATTCATCATAAAACAGACGAAGCAGTGAATTGCCAGCTTGACCAATGGCTCGCTAAACTGCCACGTCACTTTGTTAAATCAATTACTTTTGATAATGGGAAAGAATTTGCTGGATGGCGAGAGATAGCCAATAAGTATGATCTTCATACCTATTTTGCGGAAGTCGGTGCTCCCAATCAACGAGGGTTAAACGAAAATAATAACGGCATCTTGCGTCGTGACGGTCTTAGCAAAAAGCTAGATTTTCGCCATTTACCAAACGAACTAGTCACTCAGCTAATGCACCGTCGCAACAATATCCCACGAAAGTCGCTTAATTATCGTACACCACTAGAAGTATTCATGAGTTATGTCACAGAAGAACAGCTTTCAACTTTTTTCTAA
- a CDS encoding LytTR family DNA-binding domain-containing protein, whose translation MNVNFSNILYISTTKFPHKLKIVTSNGQGEFSGDIKTIEQNYPLFFKASQSSLINLQNVETINTKKRLIKFSNNDYLKYSRSRSKELNNLYKSSQ comes from the coding sequence ATAAATGTAAACTTCAGTAATATCCTTTATATCTCTACTACAAAATTCCCTCATAAATTAAAGATTGTTACATCTAATGGTCAAGGGGAATTCTCAGGTGATATTAAAACAATTGAACAAAATTATCCTCTATTTTTCAAGGCTTCTCAGTCTAGCTTAATTAACTTACAAAATGTTGAAACAATTAATACTAAAAAACGGCTTATTAAGTTTTCCAACAATGATTATCTTAAGTATTCTAGAAGCAGATCTAAAGAATTAAATAATCTATATAAATCAAGTCAATAA
- a CDS encoding dihydrofolate reductase family protein has translation MVTSEQITKDCLDYLNSQNISWIASGKDQIDLAKAMEILTDEFNINRLAIVGGGKINGGFLEAGLVDEISILIGAGADGRTGQPSLFDGRPESSRPIALQLKDVASFDDGAVWLRYLVK, from the coding sequence ATCGTTACGAGTGAACAAATTACGAAAGATTGCCTTGATTACCTCAACAGCCAAAATATTTCATGGATCGCATCTGGGAAAGATCAAATTGATCTAGCCAAGGCAATGGAAATCCTTACTGATGAATTCAATATTAATCGTCTAGCAATTGTTGGCGGCGGAAAAATCAACGGTGGTTTTCTTGAAGCTGGATTAGTTGATGAAATCAGCATTTTAATTGGTGCTGGTGCCGATGGGCGAACTGGTCAGCCAAGTCTTTTTGATGGCCGTCCAGAAAGCAGTCGTCCAATCGCTCTGCAATTAAAAGATGTTGCAAGTTTTGATGATGGAGCGGTCTGGTTACGGTATTTGGTTAAGTAA
- a CDS encoding type II toxin-antitoxin system PemK/MazF family toxin has protein sequence MRTNQIYTAYVSWGLDGKRRPVLIVEDKNKNVFYYRITSKYKNKSERIKKNYFPLMDWKIEGLDKQSYIDVGDIIKLSKEHVSFRLVGELSIRDIEALVEFIRNRYEI, from the coding sequence ATGAGGACTAATCAAATTTATACTGCTTATGTATCTTGGGGTTTAGATGGGAAAAGGCGTCCAGTTTTGATCGTAGAAGATAAAAATAAAAATGTCTTTTACTATAGAATAACAAGCAAATACAAAAATAAGTCTGAGAGAATTAAGAAAAATTATTTTCCTCTTATGGATTGGAAAATAGAAGGACTTGATAAGCAGTCATATATTGATGTGGGAGATATTATTAAGCTTTCAAAAGAACATGTGTCTTTTAGGCTTGTTGGAGAATTGTCAATACGTGATATTGAAGCGCTGGTAGAATTTATTCGCAATCGATATGAGATATAA
- a CDS encoding type II toxin-antitoxin system RelB/DinJ family antitoxin: protein MSSKVQVNIDPELKQSAENIIKEIGLTPTAVINGMYKQIVATGKIPLSFSLTSRQRAELELREVSKKIPVREIKTKEELEEFFNED from the coding sequence ATGAGTTCGAAAGTTCAAGTAAACATTGATCCAGAATTAAAACAGTCAGCGGAGAATATTATAAAAGAAATTGGTTTAACCCCAACAGCTGTAATAAATGGAATGTATAAACAAATAGTTGCCACAGGGAAAATACCTCTTAGTTTTTCTTTGACATCAAGACAAAGGGCGGAGTTGGAGTTAAGAGAAGTATCCAAGAAAATTCCAGTTCGAGAAATTAAGACAAAAGAGGAACTTGAGGAATTTTTTAATGAGGACTAA
- a CDS encoding prolyl-tRNA synthetase associated domain-containing protein, protein MTLGTYQQVKDALKNFGITDYTVIDHPAAHTTEEADAYIAGHQGVRTKTMFLKGKKKNFYMVIMDDKKPMDFHEFMALTGAKRVSMARPEYLQEQLGLAPGIVSPFGLLNNEAHNVKVYFDKDIVDEPIQTFHPNENTHTIFIKTDDLFKFLKQIDFEPEIIDL, encoded by the coding sequence ATGACATTAGGAACTTACCAACAAGTTAAAGATGCCCTAAAGAATTTCGGCATAACTGATTATACTGTGATTGATCACCCTGCTGCTCACACCACTGAAGAAGCTGATGCATATATCGCTGGTCACCAAGGTGTTCGAACTAAAACCATGTTTCTGAAAGGGAAGAAAAAGAATTTCTACATGGTGATTATGGATGACAAAAAACCGATGGACTTTCATGAATTTATGGCCCTAACTGGAGCTAAAAGAGTTTCAATGGCCCGACCAGAGTATCTACAAGAACAGCTTGGCTTAGCACCAGGAATTGTTTCACCATTTGGCCTGCTGAATAATGAAGCTCATAATGTAAAGGTATATTTTGACAAGGACATTGTCGACGAACCAATTCAGACTTTCCATCCCAATGAAAATACTCATACAATTTTTATTAAGACAGATGACCTGTTCAAATTTCTTAAGCAGATTGATTTTGAACCAGAAATTATTGATCTATAG
- a CDS encoding antibiotic biosynthesis monooxygenase family protein — translation MSFTMNLYYTGEGDNAKKFAQEMEERGIADQIRQQPGNLKYEYFQPLDDPHTILLIDTWESQEALDADHDSPMMAELAKLREKYNLHMHAERFIPEKLPDKDNKFLRK, via the coding sequence ATGAGTTTTACAATGAATCTTTACTACACTGGTGAGGGTGATAATGCTAAAAAGTTTGCCCAGGAAATGGAAGAGCGGGGAATTGCGGATCAAATTCGTCAACAACCTGGTAATCTAAAATACGAATACTTTCAACCACTTGATGATCCCCATACGATTCTTTTAATTGACACCTGGGAAAGTCAAGAAGCATTAGACGCTGATCATGATTCACCGATGATGGCGGAATTAGCTAAATTGCGTGAAAAATATAATTTACACATGCATGCAGAACGCTTTATCCCAGAAAAATTACCGGATAAGGATAATAAATTCTTGCGAAAATAA
- a CDS encoding serine hydrolase domain-containing protein: MKKVNLYIFLTLCSFAIFLLTTPSKIKAEVVDKQTQHQLQDYMKNHHINGVMLVNGKDGKPVTIENNETTNKDQIVKADRLFPTASLQKIVTGTAVYQLRQKKQLDWDTSLSKYYPQIDGSKEITIRELMNHTSGLINNDRPFEPLRGQKAQIAYMLKHLKYDHTHTWDYQDVDYEILAAIISKQTHQSYNTYIRKNFAKPLHLHQIKDFSEVSKKEIPQPMDPTVDWHRVTVTTSSDFGAGNLFISPNDYWKFVYNEVLKDPKMINEYYQQAQHQEVAYFGGVYFDGDVIRANGSIPGYNSCFVADYKTKRMIMLFSNNIDYLKLKATSDDILHNYMEH; this comes from the coding sequence ATGAAAAAAGTTAACTTATATATTTTTTTGACGCTCTGTTCCTTTGCCATCTTCTTATTGACCACGCCATCAAAGATAAAGGCAGAAGTAGTTGACAAGCAAACGCAACATCAACTTCAAGATTATATGAAGAACCATCATATTAATGGGGTGATGCTAGTTAATGGCAAAGATGGGAAGCCAGTTACCATTGAGAATAATGAAACCACGAATAAGGATCAAATCGTAAAGGCGGATCGACTATTTCCCACGGCATCGCTTCAAAAGATTGTAACGGGAACCGCTGTCTACCAATTAAGGCAAAAAAAGCAATTAGATTGGGACACTTCGCTAAGTAAGTATTACCCGCAGATTGACGGTAGTAAAGAGATTACAATTCGGGAATTAATGAACCATACCAGTGGCTTGATTAATAATGATCGTCCATTTGAACCACTTAGAGGCCAAAAAGCCCAAATTGCTTATATGCTTAAACATCTCAAGTATGATCATACGCATACATGGGATTATCAAGATGTTGATTATGAAATCTTGGCAGCCATTATTAGTAAGCAAACGCATCAAAGCTATAATACCTATATTCGAAAAAACTTTGCTAAACCGCTCCATCTTCACCAAATTAAAGACTTTTCTGAAGTTTCAAAAAAGGAAATTCCACAACCTATGGATCCAACAGTTGATTGGCACCGGGTAACTGTAACGACCTCCTCAGACTTTGGAGCAGGGAACCTTTTTATATCGCCAAATGATTACTGGAAGTTTGTATATAATGAGGTGCTGAAAGATCCCAAAATGATCAATGAATACTACCAACAGGCGCAGCATCAAGAAGTTGCCTATTTTGGTGGAGTCTACTTTGATGGGGACGTTATTCGCGCAAATGGGAGTATTCCTGGATATAACAGTTGCTTTGTCGCTGATTACAAGACAAAACGAATGATTATGCTATTCTCTAATAATATCGATTATCTAAAATTAAAGGCAACGTCGGATGATATTCTCCATAATTATATGGAACACTAA
- the hpt gene encoding hypoxanthine phosphoribosyltransferase, whose amino-acid sequence MNNDVEKVLYTQDQVNQRLDELANTLTEKYQDEFPVLVSVMTGAMIFTSEMMKRLNFKLNVDYVDVSSYEESSESTGKVKLIQDLSHDIKDRPVIIMEDIIDTGHTLKYLADLFADRGAKSIEICSLLDKPDRREVDVEADYVGFKVPNEFIVGYGLDFNGLYRNLPFVGVLKRSVYE is encoded by the coding sequence ATGAATAACGACGTCGAAAAAGTTTTATATACTCAAGATCAAGTCAACCAACGCTTAGATGAACTTGCCAATACCCTTACTGAAAAATACCAAGATGAATTTCCAGTTTTAGTTTCCGTAATGACAGGAGCAATGATTTTCACTAGTGAAATGATGAAGCGCCTTAATTTCAAGCTAAACGTTGATTATGTCGATGTCTCTAGTTATGAAGAAAGTTCAGAATCCACTGGAAAAGTTAAATTAATTCAAGATCTTTCCCACGATATTAAGGATCGACCAGTTATTATTATGGAAGACATTATTGATACTGGCCATACATTAAAGTATCTCGCTGATCTTTTCGCTGATCGTGGCGCGAAGAGTATTGAAATCTGTTCCTTACTCGATAAGCCAGACCGTCGTGAAGTTGATGTTGAAGCCGATTACGTTGGCTTTAAAGTACCAAATGAATTTATTGTCGGATACGGCTTAGACTTTAATGGACTTTACCGTAATCTTCCATTCGTGGGCGTCCTAAAACGTTCCGTATATGAATAA
- a CDS encoding MgtC/SapB family protein: protein MLRLDWCLRMLMAALCGGIIGFERKSKAKMAGIRTHALIAVGAAMVMIISKYGFFDLLKVTHSNWNVDPSRIAAQVVSGIGFLGAGTIINRHDQIIDGLTTAAGIWVTGAIGLAYGSGLYSIGIIGTCCVLLAEVIGKYLDQFALRQGKGFSCFIQLEGNTDDLHALITQLNKKYFEVPLKYSIYDYGDGKISCQLYGELRSGFKAENVFTDLTALGNIKKVELE, encoded by the coding sequence TTGCTTAGGCTGGATTGGTGTTTACGGATGCTCATGGCTGCCTTGTGCGGTGGAATCATTGGGTTTGAGCGAAAAAGCAAGGCTAAAATGGCGGGAATTCGGACCCATGCCTTAATTGCGGTAGGGGCAGCAATGGTCATGATTATTTCTAAGTATGGCTTTTTTGATTTACTGAAAGTTACCCATAGTAATTGGAACGTCGACCCATCACGGATTGCCGCTCAAGTTGTTAGCGGGATTGGTTTTTTAGGCGCTGGGACAATCATTAATCGTCATGATCAAATAATTGATGGCTTAACCACGGCAGCTGGAATTTGGGTTACCGGCGCAATCGGTCTTGCCTATGGTAGTGGTTTATACAGTATTGGGATTATCGGCACCTGTTGCGTTCTTTTAGCAGAAGTTATCGGAAAATATCTAGATCAGTTTGCACTCAGACAAGGTAAAGGATTTTCCTGCTTTATTCAATTAGAAGGAAATACTGATGATTTGCATGCACTTATCACTCAGTTAAACAAAAAATATTTTGAAGTTCCGCTCAAATATTCGATCTATGATTATGGAGACGGAAAAATCTCCTGTCAACTTTATGGTGAATTAAGATCTGGCTTCAAAGCAGAAAACGTCTTTACCGATCTCACTGCGCTAGGCAACATTAAAAAAGTTGAGCTAGAATAA
- a CDS encoding GyrI-like domain-containing protein yields the protein MAYNFRKEQKELYVPGKNPSLINVPAMKYLTVRGHGDPNQENSEYKKAIEKLYAVAYTIKMSKKGTYQIPDYFDFVVPPLEGLWWQDGITGIDYAHKEMFNFIAMIRLPDFVTQDVFDWAIQEASEKKQLDLHNVEFLSMQEGLCVQALHIGSYDDEPATIDKIHKFIEEHGLQVDINDDRHHHEIYLSDPRRTKVENLKTVLRIPVKNN from the coding sequence ATGGCTTATAATTTCAGAAAAGAGCAGAAAGAATTATATGTCCCTGGAAAGAATCCTAGCTTAATCAATGTACCAGCGATGAAGTATCTTACTGTGCGAGGACATGGGGATCCTAATCAGGAAAATAGTGAGTATAAAAAAGCAATTGAAAAGCTCTACGCTGTTGCTTATACCATTAAAATGAGCAAAAAAGGCACCTACCAAATTCCAGATTATTTTGATTTTGTTGTTCCCCCACTAGAAGGACTATGGTGGCAAGATGGTATCACTGGAATTGACTACGCTCACAAAGAAATGTTCAATTTCATTGCAATGATTCGCCTTCCCGACTTTGTTACTCAAGACGTTTTTGACTGGGCAATTCAAGAGGCTAGCGAAAAAAAGCAACTTGATTTACATAACGTAGAATTCCTGTCAATGCAAGAAGGCCTCTGTGTGCAAGCACTTCATATCGGGTCATATGATGATGAACCAGCAACGATCGACAAAATACATAAGTTTATTGAGGAACATGGTTTACAAGTAGATATTAACGATGATCGCCACCATCATGAAATTTATTTATCAGATCCCCGGCGGACGAAGGTTGAAAATCTAAAAACGGTATTGCGTATTCCGGTAAAAAACAATTAA
- a CDS encoding glucose-6-phosphate 1-dehydrogenase family protein → MTALTENMFAIFDQPEFSFKKIKETHSPEEVADLKEKFKAVWQVWKKVNQTVASQLPTGKFAKVHVESWTNGWNLRDHYWASYRLALLAEYNPCIGVMLAKKQLQVYLMFQHYKSEQRQSTPDEYNKLLDKVPEWADNIDATHWYLWDKDEMEFSDHLSLSKYLNNHDVQQQFNTEARQTSFLLGKFAFRGKDQVDDMEEYIDSAIRHLTPLYEELK, encoded by the coding sequence ATGACAGCATTAACTGAAAATATGTTTGCAATCTTTGACCAGCCAGAATTTTCCTTTAAGAAGATTAAAGAAACTCATTCACCAGAAGAAGTTGCAGACCTAAAAGAGAAGTTTAAAGCAGTTTGGCAAGTGTGGAAGAAGGTAAATCAAACTGTCGCTAGTCAACTACCAACGGGTAAATTTGCGAAGGTTCACGTTGAGAGTTGGACGAATGGCTGGAACCTGCGTGATCATTACTGGGCCTCTTATCGTTTAGCATTATTAGCAGAATATAATCCCTGTATTGGGGTGATGCTTGCTAAAAAACAGTTACAGGTCTACCTCATGTTTCAACATTATAAGAGTGAACAACGACAAAGTACGCCAGATGAATACAACAAATTACTGGATAAAGTACCAGAATGGGCTGATAATATTGACGCCACTCACTGGTATCTTTGGGATAAGGATGAGATGGAATTTTCTGATCATCTGTCACTGTCTAAATATCTTAATAATCATGATGTTCAGCAACAGTTTAATACTGAGGCCCGACAAACAAGTTTCTTACTTGGAAAGTTTGCATTTCGGGGAAAAGACCAAGTTGATGATATGGAAGAATATATCGATTCAGCTATTAGGCACCTTACCCCACTATACGAAGAATTGAAGTGA
- a CDS encoding branched-chain amino acid transporter permease, giving the protein MTLTEQIISILIAAVVTMATRFIPFLIFDQSKELSPYLEELGKFLPAAIMGVLVIYCYRNISFAEPSKALLEIVAGLVTLFIHLWKRNMPLSILVGTGFYMVMLNLF; this is encoded by the coding sequence ATGACATTAACTGAACAAATTATTTCAATTTTAATCGCCGCAGTCGTCACGATGGCAACCCGCTTTATCCCATTTCTGATTTTTGACCAGTCAAAAGAATTATCACCTTACCTGGAAGAACTAGGGAAATTCCTCCCAGCAGCAATCATGGGAGTATTAGTAATCTATTGTTATCGGAATATTTCTTTTGCTGAGCCTAGTAAGGCATTATTAGAAATCGTTGCCGGCTTAGTAACATTATTTATTCACCTTTGGAAAAGAAATATGCCACTATCAATCTTAGTCGGAACTGGCTTTTATATGGTGATGCTGAATTTGTTTTAA
- a CDS encoding AzlC family ABC transporter permease: MRKEVRYAFQKTSPVMLGFLFLGASYGIYMHKLGFNFLYPLLMAATIFAGSVEFVIGNLLVQSFQPLTVLILTALVNSRHIFYGITMLKKYSNTGKLKPILIFGMCDESFSLNATLKAPAGLDRSYVYFYITAFNYFSWVAGAGLGGLLGGMINLNLAGLDFVMTALFIVLFTEQLKNARTQRDALIGLVFAIICLLFCNKNAFLLVTLVTLVALFSLNYLITRRKNDIN; encoded by the coding sequence ATGAGAAAGGAAGTACGTTACGCTTTTCAAAAAACTAGTCCGGTAATGCTTGGCTTTTTATTTTTAGGCGCCAGCTATGGGATATATATGCATAAACTGGGCTTTAATTTTTTATATCCGTTATTAATGGCTGCGACCATTTTTGCTGGATCAGTCGAATTTGTAATTGGTAATCTTTTAGTCCAGAGTTTTCAGCCATTGACTGTTCTTATTTTAACTGCCCTTGTTAATTCACGACATATTTTTTATGGCATTACGATGTTAAAAAAATATTCCAATACGGGAAAGTTAAAGCCGATTCTTATTTTCGGAATGTGTGATGAGTCTTTTTCCTTAAATGCAACGTTAAAAGCACCAGCTGGCCTCGATCGCTCATATGTTTATTTTTACATAACCGCGTTCAACTATTTTAGTTGGGTAGCTGGTGCAGGTTTAGGTGGTCTCCTTGGGGGAATGATTAACTTAAACTTAGCAGGTTTAGATTTTGTAATGACGGCGCTTTTCATTGTTTTGTTTACAGAACAGTTGAAAAATGCCCGAACTCAGCGTGATGCTCTGATTGGTTTAGTATTTGCAATTATTTGTTTACTATTTTGCAACAAGAATGCTTTCCTATTAGTGACATTAGTAACGCTTGTCGCGCTATTTTCATTAAATTACTTAATTACGAGGAGAAAAAATGACATTAACTGA
- a CDS encoding PLP-dependent aminotransferase family protein has product MPINDFSHYQLTWYPDKNKLTRPIYKSLLDQLKSAIERGILTSGTKLPPQRELADYLDINFTTVTRTYKLSAQLGLTYGIHGKGTFVNSNGIDPLTANSPLTRTIDLGFVASFEQTNHLLDNILSNTVKQGASQLLTYDSPTGRPIDNEAFGHYLDWLGVRLTPTQHILITAGGENSLTLLLMTLFSSGDKIAVDEFTYANLIATAQLNNLHLVAIKNDQGGMNIEALKHACQNNNLAGLYIMPEYSNPTGAVLSVARRKEIATLVQEYGLKIIEDDYLSFLSKLNPERPPKIMELLPDQTCYVCSMSKVLASGLRVGYLVFPAQLAQQVKNGFFNTTVKTSTLNTAIASMAIKEHVVQQIIQNKVTLAKQANILFEQYFPTAPTNQLTDYAFFRRLPLKNIQNTAKIEQALADINIRCFGSDRFQINASSNDHFLRVSLSANKSLDELETGLKKLRGFLQKSNLI; this is encoded by the coding sequence ATGCCCATTAATGATTTCTCCCACTATCAGCTTACCTGGTACCCCGACAAAAATAAGCTGACGCGACCAATTTATAAGAGCTTGCTTGACCAACTAAAATCAGCGATTGAGCGTGGAATTCTTACATCCGGAACGAAACTGCCTCCGCAACGCGAACTCGCCGATTATCTCGACATTAATTTCACCACCGTTACTCGTACTTACAAATTAAGTGCGCAACTTGGTTTAACTTATGGAATTCATGGTAAAGGAACCTTCGTTAACTCAAATGGTATCGATCCGTTAACTGCCAATTCTCCTTTGACCCGTACCATCGACCTTGGCTTTGTTGCTTCCTTTGAGCAGACAAACCACCTCCTTGACAATATTCTTAGCAACACCGTTAAGCAAGGCGCCTCGCAACTTCTAACCTATGATTCACCAACCGGGCGTCCGATTGATAATGAGGCTTTTGGGCATTATCTTGACTGGCTTGGTGTGAGATTAACTCCTACTCAACATATCCTTATTACAGCGGGAGGAGAAAACTCACTTACACTACTGTTAATGACCTTATTTTCAAGTGGCGATAAGATTGCTGTCGACGAATTTACCTATGCCAACCTGATTGCAACCGCGCAACTAAACAATCTCCATTTAGTAGCAATAAAAAATGATCAAGGCGGGATGAATATTGAAGCATTAAAACACGCTTGTCAAAACAATAATCTAGCTGGCCTTTATATCATGCCGGAATATAGTAACCCGACTGGCGCTGTTCTCTCGGTAGCTCGCCGGAAAGAAATCGCAACGCTTGTGCAAGAATATGGGCTAAAAATAATTGAAGATGACTACTTAAGTTTTCTTAGTAAACTCAATCCAGAACGGCCACCCAAAATAATGGAATTACTACCAGACCAGACTTGTTACGTTTGCAGCATGTCAAAAGTTCTTGCATCAGGACTCCGTGTTGGTTATCTAGTTTTTCCAGCACAGCTAGCCCAGCAAGTTAAAAATGGCTTCTTTAATACAACAGTCAAAACGTCAACACTCAATACAGCAATTGCATCCATGGCAATAAAAGAGCATGTCGTCCAACAAATCATTCAAAATAAAGTCACCCTTGCCAAACAAGCTAATATCCTTTTTGAACAATATTTCCCGACTGCTCCTACAAACCAATTAACCGATTATGCCTTTTTTCGTCGATTACCGCTTAAAAATATTCAAAATACAGCCAAAATCGAACAAGCCCTTGCTGATATAAATATCCGTTGTTTTGGCTCTGATCGTTTTCAAATTAACGCTTCTTCAAATGACCATTTTCTCCGTGTTTCATTGTCCGCAAATAAGTCACTTGATGAGTTAGAAACAGGACTTAAAAAATTACGTGGTTTTTTGCAAA